The following proteins are encoded in a genomic region of Haloarcula marina:
- a CDS encoding PAS domain S-box protein, whose product MGDDDRDARHPRDAHADGPSRLQLVFDHERNRELLAEWLADGYEVQQRPRPVLDETVDLCIVDEGAFAQYEGALREWKEAVNPVFAPVVLVSEERVSEAFDPDSWQTVDGLYIVDDVVSAPVEKPVLHRRLENLLGRRSLSKRLDSRYRRSEERFASLFTTLPDPAFVTDVDGTLRHVNDTFRRYCVSNGPEAVVLGESLREVGCFDDEAIETIQEYIATAIDGGRPDPAEIGLTTPAGEALTVDLNAGAAAIDGEQVVTVVLRDVTERVEKEARLLESEQRFQQIAENIHEVIWMTDDRGDLLYVSAGYEEITGRSADTLRGTHLSTALDHVHRDDREAVQDKFEALFADLHEGEWAETYHFEHRLVDTDGDVHWAEIDAYPLVTPDGTRARVVGLVDDISERKRRENELKRQNERLEEFASIVSHDLRNPLQVIDGHRSLIEEEGVTGDNLAAIERSTDRMQQLIDDLLSLARQGETVSDVEAVDLTTVTQSAWASIDAPAATLSVEDDVVVQADENRLRQLFENLFRNAVEHGTTGTRSQTHDPPDADSGTGDVTEIPSGEGLTVRVGALDGGFYVEDNGSGIPPDHREDVFERGYSTQDDGTGFGLNIVADIVGAHDWDVTATAAEDGGARFEITGVETA is encoded by the coding sequence ATGGGCGACGACGACCGGGACGCTCGCCATCCGCGCGACGCACACGCCGACGGCCCCTCCCGGCTCCAGTTGGTGTTCGACCACGAGCGGAACCGGGAACTGCTGGCCGAGTGGCTCGCCGACGGCTACGAGGTCCAGCAACGACCCCGTCCGGTCCTGGACGAGACGGTCGACCTCTGTATCGTCGACGAAGGCGCGTTCGCTCAGTACGAGGGTGCACTCCGGGAGTGGAAAGAGGCCGTCAACCCCGTGTTTGCGCCCGTCGTCCTCGTCAGCGAGGAGCGAGTCAGCGAGGCGTTCGACCCGGACAGTTGGCAGACCGTCGACGGCCTGTACATCGTCGACGACGTGGTCTCGGCCCCCGTCGAGAAGCCGGTCCTCCACCGCCGACTGGAGAACCTGCTGGGACGGCGGAGCCTCTCGAAACGGCTCGATAGTCGATACCGCCGGAGCGAGGAGCGGTTCGCGTCGCTGTTCACGACGCTTCCGGACCCGGCGTTCGTCACGGACGTCGACGGGACGCTCCGCCACGTCAACGACACGTTCCGCCGCTACTGCGTCTCGAACGGCCCGGAGGCGGTCGTCCTCGGGGAGTCCCTCCGCGAGGTGGGCTGTTTCGACGACGAGGCCATCGAGACGATTCAGGAGTACATCGCAACCGCCATCGACGGCGGTCGGCCAGACCCGGCCGAAATCGGCCTCACGACGCCCGCGGGCGAGGCGCTGACCGTCGACCTGAACGCCGGGGCCGCCGCTATCGACGGCGAACAGGTCGTGACCGTCGTCCTCCGCGACGTGACCGAACGCGTCGAGAAGGAGGCCCGCCTGCTGGAGAGCGAACAGCGCTTCCAGCAAATCGCCGAGAACATCCACGAGGTCATCTGGATGACCGACGACAGGGGCGACCTGCTGTACGTCAGCGCCGGCTACGAGGAGATAACGGGTCGATCGGCGGACACGCTCCGCGGGACCCACCTCTCGACAGCACTGGACCACGTCCACCGGGACGACCGGGAGGCGGTGCAGGACAAATTCGAGGCGCTGTTCGCGGACCTTCACGAGGGGGAATGGGCGGAGACCTACCACTTCGAGCACCGACTCGTCGACACCGACGGCGACGTTCACTGGGCTGAAATCGACGCCTATCCGCTGGTCACGCCCGACGGCACGCGAGCGCGCGTCGTCGGCCTCGTCGACGACATCTCCGAACGAAAGCGTCGGGAGAACGAACTCAAACGGCAGAACGAGCGCTTAGAGGAGTTCGCCAGCATCGTCAGCCACGACCTGCGCAATCCGCTACAGGTCATCGACGGGCACCGCTCACTCATCGAAGAGGAGGGCGTGACGGGCGACAACCTCGCCGCCATCGAGCGGTCGACCGACCGGATGCAACAACTCATCGACGACCTCCTCTCGCTGGCTCGACAGGGTGAGACGGTGTCGGATGTCGAGGCGGTGGACCTCACGACGGTCACCCAGTCCGCGTGGGCGAGCATCGACGCGCCAGCGGCGACGCTCTCCGTCGAGGACGACGTCGTCGTGCAGGCCGACGAGAACCGCCTCCGGCAACTGTTCGAGAACCTGTTTCGGAACGCGGTGGAACACGGCACGACGGGCACTCGGTCGCAGACCCACGACCCCCCGGACGCCGATTCCGGAACGGGCGACGTGACGGAGATTCCGAGCGGCGAGGGCCTCACCGTCCGCGTCGGGGCGCTCGACGGCGGTTTCTACGTCGAGGACAACGGCTCCGGCATCCCACCGGACCACCGTGAGGACGTGTTCGAGCGGGGCTACTCGACGCAGGACGACGGGACGGGGTTCGGTCTCAACATCGTCGCCGACATCGTCGGCGCACACGACTGGGACGTGACCGCGACGGCCGCCGAGGACGGCGGCGCGCGCTTCGAGATAACCGGCGTCGAGACGGCCTAA